The Achromobacter deleyi genome has a window encoding:
- the paaB gene encoding 1,2-phenylacetyl-CoA epoxidase subunit PaaB, protein MSKDWPLWEVFIRSQHGLAHKHVGSLHASDAEMAINHARDVYTRRNEGLSIWVVRASDISASSPGDKDPLFEPANSKVYRHPTFFPMPEEIKHM, encoded by the coding sequence ATGAGCAAAGACTGGCCTTTGTGGGAAGTCTTCATCCGCAGTCAGCACGGCCTGGCGCACAAGCACGTGGGCAGCCTGCACGCGTCCGACGCCGAAATGGCGATCAATCATGCGCGTGACGTCTACACCCGCCGCAATGAAGGTCTGAGCATCTGGGTGGTGCGCGCGTCCGACATCTCGGCCAGCAGCCCCGGCGACAAGGATCCGCTGTTCGAACCCGCCAACAGCAAGGTTTACCGGCATCCGACTTTTTTCCCGATGCCAGAAGAAATCAAGCACATGTAA
- the paaA gene encoding 1,2-phenylacetyl-CoA epoxidase subunit PaaA — protein MYAQLVETGVKQVKTADQLEGLEQTFQRRIDDGVRIEAKDWMPEAYRKTLVRQISQHAHSEIVGMLPEGNWITRAPSLKRKAILLAKVQDEAGHGLYLYSAAETLGVSRDDLIDDLHAGRAKYSSIFNYPTLSWADIGMIGWLVDGSAIINQIPLCRCSYGPYARAMVRVCKEESFHQRQGYDLLMQMCLHGTPEQKAMVQDSLNRWWWPALMMFGPSDADSPNSAQSMAWKIKLFSNDELRQKMVDQTVPQAEYLGLTVPDPALKWNAERGHYDFGEIDWSEFYAVLKGNGPCNRERLAARVKAHEDGAWVRDALVAYADKQAERKAA, from the coding sequence ATGTACGCTCAACTCGTCGAAACCGGCGTCAAGCAGGTCAAGACCGCGGACCAGCTCGAAGGCCTGGAACAGACGTTCCAGCGACGCATCGACGACGGCGTCCGCATCGAAGCCAAGGACTGGATGCCCGAGGCCTATCGCAAGACGCTGGTGCGCCAGATCTCGCAGCACGCGCACTCGGAAATCGTCGGCATGTTGCCCGAAGGCAACTGGATCACCCGCGCGCCCTCGCTCAAGCGCAAGGCCATCCTGCTGGCCAAGGTGCAGGACGAGGCGGGCCACGGGCTGTACCTGTACAGCGCCGCCGAAACACTGGGCGTGTCGCGCGACGACCTGATCGACGACCTGCATGCCGGCCGCGCCAAGTATTCCAGCATCTTCAACTACCCCACGCTCAGCTGGGCCGACATCGGCATGATCGGCTGGCTGGTCGACGGCTCCGCGATCATCAACCAGATCCCGTTGTGCCGCTGTTCCTATGGTCCCTATGCGCGGGCCATGGTGCGCGTCTGTAAGGAAGAGTCCTTCCACCAGCGCCAGGGCTACGACCTGCTCATGCAGATGTGCCTGCACGGCACGCCCGAACAGAAGGCCATGGTCCAGGACTCGCTGAACCGCTGGTGGTGGCCTGCCCTGATGATGTTCGGCCCGTCCGACGCGGACTCGCCCAACAGCGCCCAGTCCATGGCCTGGAAGATCAAGCTCTTCTCCAACGACGAGCTGCGCCAGAAGATGGTGGACCAGACCGTGCCGCAGGCCGAGTACCTGGGCCTGACTGTCCCGGATCCCGCCCTGAAGTGGAACGCCGAACGCGGCCACTATGACTTCGGCGAGATCGACTGGAGCGAGTTCTACGCGGTGCTCAAGGGCAATGGCCCCTGCAACCGCGAACGCCTGGCTGCGCGCGTCAAGGCGCACGAGGACGGCGCCTGGGTGCGCGACGCGCTCGTCGCCTACGCCGACAAGCAGGCCGAGCGCAAGGCCGCCTGA
- the paaX gene encoding phenylacetic acid degradation operon negative regulatory protein PaaX — MANPQSPLDRFLSRLLKSDPPRAKSLCVSLLGDALAPHGGAIWLGSLIELLAPLGINERLLRTSVFRLVAQNWLQSERHGRRSLYLISEQGARYTSHASQRIYEGAAKDWNGEWTLVALPRSGNGLAERGELRRELIWEGFGMIAPGLFAHPHTEARAAHDILDKLGIPDRALVLSARDLAGAGGLPIASLASQCWNLDDVAEQYRQFSRNFGPLEKLLEDAATPSEAFTVRVMLLHNWRRIVLHDPQLPAPMLPDNWPGHAARELCGRIYWRVFDASETHLNALAGQDNERYSPLAAEVESRFGGRPG, encoded by the coding sequence ATGGCAAACCCTCAGTCCCCCCTGGACCGCTTCCTGTCCCGCTTGTTGAAAAGCGATCCGCCCCGTGCAAAATCGCTCTGCGTCAGTTTGCTGGGGGACGCACTGGCCCCCCATGGCGGCGCCATCTGGCTGGGCAGCCTGATCGAGCTGCTGGCCCCGCTGGGAATCAATGAGCGCCTGCTGCGCACCAGCGTCTTCCGCCTGGTCGCGCAGAACTGGCTGCAGTCGGAGCGGCATGGCCGGCGCAGCCTCTACCTGATTTCGGAACAGGGCGCGCGCTACACCTCGCACGCCTCGCAGCGCATCTATGAAGGTGCGGCCAAGGACTGGAACGGTGAATGGACGCTGGTCGCGCTGCCGCGCTCGGGCAACGGCCTGGCTGAACGCGGCGAACTGCGCCGCGAGCTGATCTGGGAAGGGTTTGGCATGATTGCGCCGGGCCTGTTCGCGCACCCGCACACCGAGGCGCGCGCGGCGCACGACATCCTGGACAAGCTGGGCATCCCGGACCGCGCCCTGGTGCTGTCGGCCCGCGACCTGGCCGGTGCGGGCGGCCTGCCCATCGCCAGCCTGGCGTCACAGTGCTGGAACCTGGACGACGTGGCCGAGCAGTACCGGCAGTTCTCGCGGAATTTCGGACCGCTGGAAAAACTGCTGGAGGACGCCGCCACGCCGTCCGAGGCTTTCACGGTCCGGGTCATGCTGTTGCACAACTGGCGCCGGATCGTCCTGCACGATCCCCAGTTGCCCGCGCCCATGCTGCCCGACAACTGGCCGGGGCACGCCGCGCGCGAATTGTGCGGCCGTATCTACTGGAGGGTTTTCGACGCGTCGGAAACGCACCTGAATGCCCTGGCTGGACAGGACAATGAGCGCTATTCGCCATTGGCGGCGGAAGTGGAATCCCGCTTTGGCGGTCGGCCGGGCTAA
- a CDS encoding NAD(P)H-hydrate epimerase has translation MLSYPVAAIRHAERLALEQGRALMPLAGAAAARFAAQRFPSGTHVLALAGPGNNGGDAMEAAARLRDQGFDVRVLLPAGPSKLPADAARAYAGWLAAGGTVQAALTEGEIPGLVMDGLFGIGLNRPLGAEWQALVDTVNGWRAPVLALDVPSGIDADTGAALGRPIRARWTLSFIAPARGVALPGPGRDAAGELHVDTLGVTMPPASDGIL, from the coding sequence ATGCTGTCCTATCCCGTTGCCGCCATCCGCCATGCCGAACGGCTCGCCCTGGAGCAAGGGAGGGCGCTGATGCCGCTGGCCGGCGCGGCCGCCGCCCGATTCGCCGCCCAGCGCTTCCCGTCTGGCACGCACGTGCTGGCGTTGGCTGGTCCCGGCAACAATGGCGGCGACGCCATGGAAGCCGCCGCCCGGCTGCGCGATCAAGGATTCGATGTGCGGGTGCTGCTGCCCGCCGGGCCCAGCAAGCTTCCGGCCGACGCTGCTCGCGCCTATGCCGGCTGGCTTGCCGCGGGCGGGACCGTCCAGGCGGCGCTGACCGAGGGCGAGATTCCAGGCCTGGTCATGGACGGTCTGTTCGGCATCGGCTTGAACCGGCCTCTGGGCGCGGAATGGCAGGCGCTGGTCGATACCGTGAATGGCTGGCGGGCGCCGGTGCTGGCGCTGGACGTGCCCAGCGGAATCGATGCCGATACCGGTGCCGCCCTGGGAAGGCCGATACGGGCCCGCTGGACCCTATCCTTTATTGCGCCTGCCAGAGGCGTGGCGTTGCCGGGACCCGGCCGCGACGCGGCGGGAGAACTCCACGTGGACACCCTGGGCGTGACGATGCCCCCCGCCAGCGACGGAATCCTTTAG
- the orn gene encoding oligoribonuclease: protein MAANENRLVWLDMEMTGLDPEKERIIEVAVVVTEPDLTVVAEGPVLVVHQPDSLLDAMDNWNKSTHGKSGLIDKVKASTVSEAQAEDTLLAFLAQHVPAGKSPMCGNTISQDRRFMFAYMPRLEQFFHYRNLDVSTLKELARRWAPAVYKGFEKKSRHEALADIYESIDELKYYREHFLKL from the coding sequence ATGGCTGCGAACGAAAACCGCCTGGTATGGCTCGACATGGAAATGACCGGGCTGGACCCTGAGAAAGAACGCATTATCGAAGTCGCCGTCGTGGTGACCGAGCCCGATCTCACGGTCGTGGCCGAAGGCCCCGTGCTGGTGGTGCACCAGCCCGACAGCCTGCTCGACGCCATGGACAACTGGAACAAATCCACCCACGGCAAGAGCGGCCTGATCGACAAGGTGAAGGCGTCCACGGTATCCGAGGCGCAGGCAGAGGATACGCTGTTGGCGTTTCTGGCGCAGCATGTGCCGGCCGGCAAGTCCCCGATGTGCGGTAACACGATCAGCCAGGACCGCCGGTTCATGTTTGCTTACATGCCGCGCCTGGAGCAGTTCTTCCACTACCGCAACCTGGATGTCAGCACGCTGAAGGAATTGGCGCGCCGCTGGGCCCCGGCCGTCTACAAGGGCTTCGAGAAAAAGAGCCGTCACGAAGCGCTGGCCGACATCTACGAATCCATCGATGAACTCAAGTACTACCGCGAGCATTTCCTGAAGCTGTGA
- a CDS encoding M48 family metallopeptidase, with amino-acid sequence MFTLLFVAFLLTDIAVRMWLASRQIRHVARNRGEVPSEFSHRIGLASHQRAADYTVARVKLGMLERTYDAILLVCLTLMGGLQFIDLLVSQLTSNDFVRQMLLLVVVALVLGLLGLPFTLWRQFKLEARFGFNRMTPALFIADALKGLLVAAVLGLPLAAAVLWLMGSAGAYWWVWAWALWTVFNLALLIIYPMFIAPLFNKFTPLSDPELAGRIQRLAQRCGFALNGLFVMDGSRRSAHGNAYFTGFGRSRRIVFFDTLLARLNADEIEAVLAHELGHFAKRHIIKRIVFSFGAALVFFAILGWIAQQSWFYVGLGVLPQLGGRNDAMALLLFFLVIPVFTFMFTPLASWYSRRDEFEADRYAAEQSSPERLVSALVKLYDDNAATLTPDPVHSAFYDSHPPAAVRIRHLMAPAA; translated from the coding sequence ATGTTCACACTGCTGTTCGTTGCCTTTCTGCTGACCGATATCGCCGTGCGCATGTGGCTGGCCTCGCGCCAGATCCGCCACGTCGCCCGCAATCGGGGCGAGGTGCCATCGGAATTCTCCCATCGCATCGGGCTGGCCAGCCATCAGCGCGCGGCCGACTACACGGTGGCGCGGGTCAAGCTGGGCATGCTTGAACGTACCTACGACGCAATCCTGCTGGTATGCCTGACCCTGATGGGCGGCCTGCAATTCATCGACCTGCTGGTAAGCCAGCTTACCAGCAACGACTTCGTGCGGCAGATGCTGCTGCTGGTGGTGGTGGCGCTGGTGCTGGGGCTGCTCGGCCTGCCCTTCACGCTATGGCGGCAGTTCAAACTGGAGGCGCGCTTCGGATTCAACCGCATGACGCCCGCGCTGTTCATCGCCGACGCCCTGAAGGGTCTGCTGGTCGCGGCGGTGCTGGGCCTGCCTCTGGCCGCGGCGGTGCTCTGGCTGATGGGCAGCGCCGGCGCGTACTGGTGGGTCTGGGCCTGGGCCCTCTGGACGGTATTCAACCTGGCGCTGCTGATCATCTACCCGATGTTCATCGCCCCGCTCTTCAACAAGTTCACGCCACTGTCCGACCCCGAACTGGCCGGACGCATCCAGCGCCTGGCGCAGCGTTGCGGCTTTGCCTTGAACGGGCTGTTCGTGATGGACGGATCGCGCCGCTCCGCCCATGGCAACGCCTACTTCACGGGTTTCGGCCGTTCGCGCCGCATCGTGTTCTTCGACACCTTGCTGGCCCGCCTGAACGCCGACGAGATCGAAGCGGTGCTGGCGCATGAACTGGGCCATTTCGCCAAGCGCCACATCATCAAGCGCATTGTCTTCAGCTTTGGCGCCGCGCTGGTATTCTTCGCCATCCTGGGATGGATCGCCCAGCAGTCCTGGTTCTATGTGGGACTGGGCGTCCTGCCGCAGCTGGGCGGGCGCAATGATGCCATGGCGCTGCTGCTGTTCTTCCTTGTCATCCCTGTATTCACCTTCATGTTCACGCCGTTGGCCAGTTGGTACTCGCGCCGCGACGAATTCGAAGCCGACCGCTATGCGGCCGAACAGAGTTCGCCGGAACGCCTGGTATCCGCACTGGTCAAACTCTACGACGACAACGCCGCAACGCTGACCCCCGACCCTGTGCATTCCGCCTTCTACGATAGCCACCCCCCCGCCGCCGTGCGCATCCGCCACCTGATGGCGCCTGCCGCATGA
- the rsgA gene encoding ribosome small subunit-dependent GTPase A produces the protein MEGRIIAAHGRHYTVELADGALRKCFPRGKKAGAAVGDRVRITPQGKDEGAIDAILPRSNLLFRSDEMRSKQFASNVDQLLIVIAVRPTFSDDLTGRALAGAWSAGISPLIILNKTDLADELPAARARLAPIAALGVDVIELSALEPEKVQALLAPRLAGRTSLLLGQSGMGKSTLLNVLVPDAAAATREHSTALDMGKHTTTSTRLYHLPDPGGDLIDSPGFQAFGLQHLTREDIIRGFPEFTQPIEECRFYNCSHRHEPGCGVVAALQAGRIDPARYALYERILEENLAGQQRY, from the coding sequence ATGGAAGGCCGCATCATCGCCGCCCATGGGCGTCACTACACCGTGGAGCTCGCGGACGGCGCATTGCGCAAGTGCTTCCCGCGGGGCAAGAAAGCCGGCGCCGCCGTGGGCGACCGCGTGCGGATCACGCCCCAGGGCAAGGACGAAGGCGCCATCGACGCCATCCTGCCGCGCAGCAACCTGCTGTTCCGTTCCGACGAAATGCGTTCCAAGCAATTTGCGTCCAACGTGGACCAGCTGCTGATCGTGATCGCCGTGCGGCCCACCTTTTCCGACGATCTCACCGGCCGCGCGCTGGCGGGCGCATGGAGCGCGGGCATTTCGCCGCTGATCATCCTGAACAAGACGGACCTGGCGGATGAGTTGCCGGCCGCGCGCGCGCGCCTGGCGCCCATCGCCGCGCTGGGGGTGGACGTGATCGAACTGAGCGCGCTGGAACCTGAAAAGGTCCAGGCCCTGCTGGCGCCGCGCCTGGCCGGGCGCACCAGCCTGCTGCTGGGCCAGAGCGGCATGGGTAAGTCCACACTGCTCAACGTGCTGGTGCCCGACGCTGCCGCCGCCACCCGCGAGCACTCGACCGCGCTGGACATGGGCAAGCACACCACGACCAGCACGCGGCTCTACCACCTGCCCGATCCCGGCGGGGACCTGATCGACTCCCCCGGATTCCAGGCCTTCGGGCTGCAACACCTGACCCGCGAAGACATCATCCGCGGCTTTCCGGAATTCACGCAGCCCATCGAAGAGTGCCGTTTCTACAACTGCTCCCATCGTCATGAGCCAGGCTGCGGCGTGGTCGCGGCATTGCAGGCCGGCAGGATAGATCCGGCGCGCTACGCCCTGTACGAGCGCATCCTGGAAGAAAACCTGGCGGGCCAGCAGCGCTACTGA
- a CDS encoding CoA pyrophosphatase has translation MSDSSYSARPKRPLARPGFDPATQPWVVANESLPAVPSSLLTPDSLRGTLSQPSTWMLELSRDNDLRYPGREGTPVPAAVLIPLVTRDNGVHIMLTQRAAHLHDHAGQISFPGGRIETSDSTPVAAALREAQEETGLPSNHVEVLGSMPPYLTATGFSIVPVVSLVRPGFHLAPDAFEVAEVFEVPLSFLMDPANHRLYEARLDDGRVRHYYGMPYGKHFIWGATAGMLRNLYHLLRHGFTPR, from the coding sequence ATGTCTGATTCCTCGTATTCCGCGCGGCCCAAGCGGCCGCTGGCGCGTCCGGGCTTTGACCCGGCGACGCAACCGTGGGTGGTGGCCAACGAGTCCTTGCCGGCCGTGCCCTCCAGCCTGCTTACCCCGGATTCCCTGCGGGGGACGCTGAGCCAGCCGTCCACCTGGATGCTGGAGCTTTCGCGCGACAACGATTTGCGCTATCCGGGGCGCGAAGGCACGCCTGTGCCCGCCGCGGTGCTGATTCCGCTGGTGACGCGAGACAACGGCGTGCATATCATGCTGACGCAGCGCGCCGCGCATCTGCACGATCACGCGGGCCAGATCAGCTTTCCGGGCGGGCGCATCGAGACCAGCGATTCCACGCCCGTGGCCGCGGCGCTGCGCGAGGCGCAGGAAGAAACGGGCTTGCCCTCGAACCATGTGGAAGTGCTGGGCAGTATGCCTCCCTATCTGACGGCTACGGGGTTTTCGATCGTCCCGGTGGTGTCGCTGGTGCGTCCGGGCTTTCATCTGGCGCCCGATGCCTTCGAGGTGGCCGAGGTGTTCGAGGTGCCGCTGTCCTTCCTGATGGACCCCGCCAATCATCGCCTGTATGAAGCCAGGCTGGACGATGGCCGGGTGCGCCACTACTACGGCATGCCCTACGGCAAGCATTTCATCTGGGGTGCCACCGCGGGCATGCTGCGCAATCTTTACCATCTGCTGCGCCACGGCTTCACGCCGCGCTGA
- the rplS gene encoding 50S ribosomal protein L19, with the protein MNLIAILEQEEIARLTGGQAKPEFAPGDTVIVSVNVVEGTRKRVQAFEGVVIAKRNRGLNSAFTVRKISSGEAVERTFQLYSPQIAGIEVKRRGDVRRAKLYYLRFRSGKSARIKEKLVSKQASAA; encoded by the coding sequence ATGAACCTCATCGCTATCCTGGAACAGGAAGAAATTGCCCGTCTGACCGGCGGTCAAGCCAAGCCTGAATTTGCTCCTGGTGACACCGTCATCGTGAGTGTGAACGTCGTTGAAGGCACCCGCAAGCGCGTGCAGGCTTTCGAAGGCGTTGTCATCGCCAAGCGCAACCGCGGCCTGAACTCCGCGTTCACCGTGCGCAAGATTTCGTCGGGTGAAGCCGTGGAACGTACGTTCCAGCTGTACTCGCCGCAAATCGCCGGCATCGAAGTCAAGCGCCGCGGCGACGTGCGCCGCGCCAAGCTGTACTACCTGCGCTTCCGCTCGGGCAAGTCGGCACGTATCAAGGAAAAGCTGGTCAGCAAGCAAGCCTCGGCGGCTTGA
- a CDS encoding DMT family transporter, which produces MSYSSLILVVLAAMAHATWNLLAKRAAMVGAPFVFAYGLCASVLYAPWVIWVLLHDGMTWTWPVVGAILTSSLLHLGYSLCLQRGYQVADLSVVYPIARGTGPLLSTTGAFLLLGEPATSTGIVGMLCVVIGVLLIATQGRLAIFKHAQAWVGVRWGVVIGLFIAAYTVVDAYGVKVLLISPVLFDWFTCVTRTTMMTPHMLRRRTQAWESMRGHWHLALAVGFLSPLGYILVLYALRNGAPLSLVAPAREMSMMLGTLAGMFLLREKVGPGRLAGCLSILAGVILLGSS; this is translated from the coding sequence ATGTCGTACTCGTCCCTGATATTGGTCGTCCTGGCGGCGATGGCCCACGCAACGTGGAACCTGTTAGCCAAGCGGGCGGCCATGGTGGGCGCCCCCTTTGTCTTCGCCTATGGCTTGTGCGCCTCGGTGCTCTATGCGCCCTGGGTGATCTGGGTGCTGCTTCATGACGGCATGACGTGGACCTGGCCCGTTGTCGGCGCCATTCTGACGTCCAGTTTGTTGCATCTGGGCTACAGCCTGTGCCTGCAGCGCGGCTATCAGGTGGCCGATCTGTCGGTGGTCTATCCCATCGCGCGCGGCACCGGCCCCCTGCTTTCCACGACGGGTGCGTTCCTGCTGCTGGGCGAACCCGCCACCAGCACCGGCATTGTTGGCATGTTATGCGTGGTGATCGGCGTGCTTCTGATCGCCACCCAAGGGCGGCTGGCCATCTTCAAGCATGCACAGGCCTGGGTGGGCGTGCGCTGGGGCGTGGTGATCGGCCTGTTCATCGCCGCCTATACGGTGGTGGACGCGTACGGCGTGAAAGTGTTGCTGATCAGCCCGGTGCTGTTCGACTGGTTCACCTGCGTGACCCGTACCACCATGATGACGCCGCACATGCTGCGCCGCCGTACCCAGGCCTGGGAATCCATGCGCGGTCACTGGCACCTGGCGCTGGCGGTGGGATTCCTGTCGCCGCTGGGCTATATCCTGGTGCTGTATGCGCTGCGCAACGGCGCCCCGCTCAGCCTGGTTGCGCCTGCGCGCGAGATGTCCATGATGCTGGGCACCCTGGCCGGCATGTTCCTGCTGCGCGAGAAGGTCGGGCCTGGCCGGCTGGCCGGCTGCCTGTCCATCCTGGCGGGTGTGATCCTGCTGGGGTCGAGCTGA
- a CDS encoding PA0069 family radical SAM protein, protein MARTDHSFPAGSGSPAAAPAALRGRGAVTNVRHRFQRDDRVQVDDGWSSSGLPADFVDSVPDNSPDEPRSRDAVIPILPDTRCAPPAPKTTVTAEEARKMLSRNDSPDIPFDVAVNPYRGCEHGCVYCYARPTHSYLGYSPGLDFETRLVAKANAVQALRAELSRPGYKPSPINIGSATDAYQPIERDWRLTRGLLELMLETRHPVTIVTKNALVARDLDLLAALAEQNLVVVYISITTLDAGMARTLEPRAAAPWRRLEAVRSLTDAGVPVGVLVAPIIPFINDESMEHILQESKAAGAHYASYTVLRLPWEVKTLFEDWLNAHYPDRAQRVLHRIEDLRNGRRNDPNFGSRMRGTGIWADLLRQRFAVATRKLGLNRHRLALDCDHFRPPAGPGASSPLFEADAAAGSAPAPVAGSGPASSDFLSPVGAQASSGVPFPGGLPAVSGAYGRGARQLRAMAAGQLSLFD, encoded by the coding sequence ATGGCACGCACCGATCATTCTTTTCCCGCCGGTTCTGGGTCCCCGGCTGCCGCCCCCGCCGCCTTGCGCGGTCGGGGTGCGGTTACTAATGTTCGGCATCGCTTTCAGCGCGATGACCGTGTGCAGGTAGACGATGGCTGGTCCTCGTCCGGCTTGCCCGCCGATTTCGTAGATTCCGTCCCCGATAATTCCCCCGACGAACCGCGCTCCCGCGACGCCGTCATTCCCATCCTGCCCGACACGCGCTGCGCGCCGCCCGCACCCAAGACCACGGTCACGGCGGAAGAGGCGCGCAAGATGCTGTCGCGCAACGATTCCCCCGATATCCCCTTTGACGTGGCGGTCAACCCTTACCGGGGGTGCGAGCATGGCTGCGTGTATTGCTACGCCCGGCCCACGCATTCCTACCTGGGTTACTCCCCCGGGCTGGACTTCGAGACGCGGCTGGTGGCCAAGGCGAACGCCGTCCAAGCCCTGCGCGCCGAACTCAGCCGCCCGGGCTACAAGCCGTCGCCCATCAACATCGGTTCGGCCACGGACGCCTACCAGCCCATCGAACGCGACTGGCGCCTGACGCGCGGCCTGCTTGAACTCATGCTGGAAACCCGGCATCCCGTCACCATCGTCACAAAGAACGCGCTGGTTGCCCGCGACCTGGACCTGCTGGCCGCCTTGGCCGAACAGAATCTCGTGGTGGTCTACATCAGCATCACCACGCTGGATGCCGGCATGGCGCGCACGCTGGAGCCCCGCGCCGCCGCTCCGTGGCGCCGCCTGGAGGCCGTGCGCAGCCTGACGGACGCCGGAGTGCCGGTGGGTGTGCTGGTGGCCCCCATCATTCCGTTCATCAACGACGAATCCATGGAGCACATCCTCCAGGAATCCAAGGCGGCGGGGGCGCATTACGCCAGCTATACCGTCCTGCGCCTGCCCTGGGAGGTCAAGACCCTGTTCGAGGACTGGCTCAACGCGCATTACCCGGATCGGGCCCAGCGCGTGCTGCATCGCATTGAAGACCTGCGCAACGGCCGCCGCAATGATCCGAATTTCGGCTCCCGCATGCGCGGCACCGGCATCTGGGCCGACCTGCTGCGCCAGCGCTTCGCCGTGGCCACCCGCAAGCTGGGGCTCAATCGCCACCGGCTGGCGCTGGATTGCGACCATTTCCGGCCCCCCGCTGGCCCTGGAGCCTCCTCGCCGTTGTTCGAGGCCGACGCCGCGGCCGGGTCCGCCCCGGCACCCGTCGCCGGCTCCGGGCCGGCTTCTTCCGATTTCCTATCCCCGGTTGGCGCGCAAGCGTCTTCAGGGGTCCCTTTTCCTGGTGGTTTGCCCGCGGTCAGCGGCGCATACGGGCGCGGTGCGCGCCAGTTGCGCGCCATGGCGGCCGGCCAGTTGTCATTGTTCGATTGA
- a CDS encoding sulfate adenylyltransferase subunit 1 translates to MNALNDSFLSGAGTGLLRLITAGSVDDGKSTLIGRLLYDSKGVFADQLDAISRAKHKRVAGDGIDFSLLTDGLEAEREQGITIDVAYRYFSTPARKFIIADAPGHEQYTRNMVTGASTADVAVILIDATRAADGKLLPQTKRHSTIARLLGIRHIVVAVNKMDLVDWDRAVFERIRDAYADLAGKLGIAHFDALPLSALNGDNVVTLSPKTPWYEGPPLLTLLESLDLAGDGRALPLRFPVQWVARHDGDRKEDFRGYAGRVASGVLRPGDEVTVQPSGVTAVVREVRAFDRALEVAVAGDSITLVLDRDVDVSRGDVIVHASAPAQVSREFEAELCWLDSQALNPARKYLLKSGTRLTSAKIRAVLSHRDIHELQEVENTEGTLRMNDIGRVSFTTRESLAVDRYDDVPATGAFILIDEATHQTAAAGMLR, encoded by the coding sequence ATGAACGCACTGAACGATTCCTTTCTTTCCGGCGCCGGCACCGGCTTGCTGCGCCTGATCACGGCGGGTTCCGTCGACGACGGCAAGTCCACGTTGATCGGCCGCCTGCTCTATGACAGCAAGGGCGTGTTCGCCGACCAGCTCGATGCAATTTCGCGCGCCAAGCACAAGCGGGTGGCGGGCGACGGCATCGATTTTTCGCTGCTGACCGACGGCCTGGAGGCCGAGCGGGAGCAGGGCATCACCATCGACGTGGCCTACCGCTACTTCTCCACGCCCGCGCGCAAATTCATCATCGCCGACGCGCCCGGGCACGAGCAGTACACGCGCAACATGGTGACCGGTGCCTCGACCGCCGACGTCGCCGTCATCCTGATCGACGCGACGCGCGCCGCCGATGGCAAGCTGCTGCCGCAGACCAAGCGGCACAGCACCATCGCGCGCCTGTTGGGCATACGCCATATCGTGGTTGCCGTGAACAAGATGGACCTGGTGGACTGGGACCGTGCGGTGTTCGAACGCATCCGCGACGCCTATGCGGATCTGGCGGGCAAGCTGGGCATCGCGCATTTCGATGCGCTGCCTCTGTCGGCGCTCAATGGCGATAACGTCGTCACGCTGTCGCCGAAGACCCCGTGGTACGAGGGGCCGCCCTTGCTGACCTTGCTGGAGTCCCTGGACCTGGCGGGCGACGGCCGGGCCTTGCCGCTGCGCTTTCCGGTGCAATGGGTGGCGCGCCACGATGGTGACCGCAAGGAGGACTTCCGGGGCTATGCCGGTCGCGTGGCCAGCGGCGTGCTGCGTCCGGGCGATGAGGTCACGGTGCAGCCGTCCGGCGTGACGGCGGTGGTGCGCGAAGTGCGTGCCTTTGACCGCGCGCTGGAAGTAGCGGTGGCGGGCGACTCGATCACGCTGGTGCTGGATCGGGATGTGGATGTGTCGCGCGGCGACGTGATCGTGCATGCGTCCGCGCCCGCGCAGGTGTCGCGCGAATTCGAGGCCGAGCTGTGCTGGCTGGATTCGCAGGCCTTGAATCCGGCGCGCAAGTACCTGCTCAAGTCGGGCACGCGGTTGACGTCGGCAAAGATACGCGCGGTGCTGTCGCATCGCGATATCCACGAACTGCAGGAAGTGGAGAACACCGAAGGCACTTTGCGCATGAACGATATCGGCCGCGTGTCGTTCACCACGCGCGAGTCGTTGGCGGTCGATCGCTACGATGATGTGCCCGCGACCGGCGCGTTCATTCTGATCGACGAGGCCACCCATCAGACCGCGGCGGCGGGAATGCTGCGATAA